Proteins from a genomic interval of Oncorhynchus nerka isolate Pitt River unplaced genomic scaffold, Oner_Uvic_2.0 unplaced_scaffold_2366, whole genome shotgun sequence:
- the LOC135567212 gene encoding gastrotropin-like translates to MSFWRFANAKTDFKVITEVLQEGDDFTWSQIIPNWTLTNKFTIGKECELESMLRTKFVTTVTMEGGKIIIPFPQYHFTAEISGDKLIMLCTTAGEKGVTLKRINKRI, encoded by the exons ATGAGTTTCTGGAG GTTTGCCAATGCCAAGACTGACTTCAAAGTGATAACAGAAGTGCTTCAGGAGGGGGACGATTTTACCTGGTCACAGATTATTCCCAACTGGACCTTGACTAACAAGTTCACCATCGGAAAGGAGTGTGAGCTAGAGAGCATGCTACGCACCAAGTTCGTG ACCACCGTCACCATGGAAGGAGGCAAGATAATTATTCCGTTCCCCCAGTATCATTTCACTGCGGAGATCAGTGGGGACAAGCTGATCATg CTCTGTACAACCGCTGGGGAGAAGGGTGTGACCCTGAAGAGAATCAACAAGAGGATCTGA